A genomic region of Neisseria cinerea contains the following coding sequences:
- a CDS encoding DUF1853 family protein — protein MTDIRISMNYALDALWWKLTSQPVRDLASLLTAPPLWQSGCELSVRELLGEHGFRYLLALDADPTRLTDYLAQRALFGHRLGIYAEELLAFWFANAPHAKLHAYNLPVFSDGQTLGAADFVASLNQQPYHIELACKYYGGDQVQNLRGLNPKDTLTDKAAKLVQQSQLLHTPQGKATLAAQGLPENPLPASTVRGIGFFPQDFHAFEPPLNPYGWRGVYIQDWAEYGFERQEARYHLLDRMAYLAPARVAETETLNATEIRRIDNGLIAILELRPDGFWHEIERIMKAV, from the coding sequence ATGACTGATATTCGGATAAGCATGAATTACGCCCTAGACGCATTATGGTGGAAACTCACCAGCCAACCCGTCCGCGACCTTGCCTCGCTGCTGACTGCGCCGCCTTTGTGGCAAAGCGGCTGCGAATTGAGCGTGCGAGAACTACTGGGAGAACACGGTTTCCGTTACCTTTTGGCATTGGATGCCGATCCCACGCGGCTGACGGATTACCTCGCCCAACGCGCCCTGTTCGGACATCGTCTCGGCATTTATGCCGAAGAACTGCTGGCTTTTTGGTTTGCCAACGCGCCGCACGCCAAACTGCACGCATACAATCTGCCCGTTTTTTCAGACGGCCAAACTTTAGGCGCCGCGGATTTTGTCGCTTCCCTCAACCAACAGCCCTACCATATCGAGCTGGCGTGTAAATACTACGGCGGAGACCAAGTGCAAAACCTGCGCGGCCTCAACCCTAAAGACACGCTGACGGACAAAGCCGCCAAACTGGTACAGCAATCCCAGCTGCTGCATACGCCGCAAGGCAAAGCAACCTTAGCCGCACAAGGTCTGCCTGAAAATCCGCTTCCTGCTTCCACCGTGCGCGGCATCGGATTTTTTCCACAAGATTTCCATGCTTTTGAGCCGCCACTTAATCCATACGGCTGGCGCGGCGTCTATATTCAAGATTGGGCGGAATACGGGTTTGAACGCCAAGAAGCACGCTATCACCTGCTCGACCGTATGGCCTACCTCGCGCCTGCGCGTGTTGCCGAAACCGAAACATTGAACGCAACCGAAATCCGCCGTATCGACAATGGTTTGATTGCCATTTTGGAATTGCGCCCCGACGGCTTTTGGCACGAAATCGAACGCATCATGAAGGCCGTCTGA
- the lpdA gene encoding dihydrolipoyl dehydrogenase: MSLVELKVPDIGGHENVDIIAVDVNVGDTIAVDDTLITLETDKATMDVPAEVAGVVKEVKVKVGDKISEGGLIVVVEAEGAAAAPKAEAPAAPAQEAPKAAAPAPQAAQFGGSADAEYDVVVLGGGPGGYSAAFAAADEGLKVAIVERYKTLGGVCLNVGCIPSKALLHNAAVIDEVRHLAANGIKYPEPELDIDMLRAYKDGVVSRLTGGLAGMAKGRKVDIIQGDGQFLDPHHLEVSLTTSEVYEQATPTGEKKIVAFKNCIIAAGSRVTKLPFIPEDPRIFDSSGALALKEVPGKLLIIGGGIIGLEMGTVYSTLGSRLDVVEMMDGLMQGADRDLVKVWQKQNEYRFDNIMINTKTVAVEPKEDGVYVTFEGANAPKEPQRYDAVLVAAGRAPNGKLISAEKAGVAVTDRGFIEVDKQMRTNVPHIYAIGDIVGQPMLAHKAVHEGHVAAENCAGHKAYFDARVIPGVAYTSPEVAWVGETELSAKASGRKITKATFPWAASGRAIANGCDNGFTKLIFDAETGRVVGGGIVGPNGGDMIGEVCLAIEMGCDAADIGKTIHPHPTLGESIGMAAEVALGVCTDLPPQKKK; this comes from the coding sequence ATGAGCTTAGTTGAATTGAAAGTGCCCGACATTGGCGGTCACGAAAATGTAGATATTATTGCGGTTGACGTAAATGTGGGCGATACCATTGCTGTGGACGATACCCTGATTACTTTGGAAACCGATAAAGCGACTATGGACGTACCTGCCGAAGTTGCAGGCGTAGTCAAAGAAGTTAAAGTTAAAGTAGGCGACAAAATCTCTGAAGGTGGCTTGATTGTTGTCGTTGAGGCCGAAGGTGCAGCTGCTGCTCCTAAAGCCGAAGCACCTGCTGCCCCTGCACAAGAAGCACCTAAAGCAGCCGCTCCTGCTCCTCAAGCTGCTCAATTCGGCGGTTCTGCCGATGCCGAATACGACGTAGTCGTATTGGGTGGCGGCCCCGGCGGTTATTCTGCTGCATTTGCTGCTGCTGACGAAGGCTTGAAAGTTGCCATCGTTGAACGTTACAAAACTTTGGGCGGCGTTTGCTTGAATGTCGGCTGTATCCCTTCCAAAGCCCTGTTGCACAATGCTGCCGTTATCGATGAAGTACGCCACTTGGCTGCCAACGGTATCAAATACCCTGAGCCTGAACTCGATATCGACATGCTGCGCGCCTACAAAGACGGCGTGGTTTCCCGTCTGACCGGCGGTTTGGCAGGCATGGCTAAAGGCCGTAAAGTAGATATTATCCAAGGTGACGGCCAATTCTTAGATCCGCACCACTTGGAAGTTTCTCTGACGACCAGCGAAGTGTACGAACAAGCGACTCCTACCGGTGAGAAAAAAATCGTTGCCTTTAAAAACTGTATCATTGCAGCAGGCAGCCGCGTAACCAAATTGCCTTTCATCCCTGAAGATCCTCGAATTTTCGACTCCAGCGGCGCTTTGGCTCTGAAAGAAGTACCGGGCAAACTGCTGATCATCGGCGGCGGTATTATCGGTCTTGAAATGGGTACGGTTTACAGCACTCTGGGTTCTCGCTTGGATGTGGTTGAAATGATGGACGGCCTGATGCAAGGCGCAGACCGCGACTTGGTTAAAGTATGGCAAAAACAAAACGAATACCGTTTTGACAACATCATGATCAACACCAAAACTGTTGCTGTCGAGCCTAAAGAAGACGGCGTTTACGTTACCTTTGAAGGTGCAAATGCGCCTAAAGAGCCACAACGTTACGATGCCGTACTCGTGGCCGCCGGTCGTGCGCCTAACGGCAAACTCATCAGCGCAGAAAAAGCCGGTGTTGCCGTTACCGATCGTGGCTTCATCGAAGTGGACAAACAAATGCGCACCAACGTGCCGCACATCTACGCTATCGGCGATATCGTCGGTCAACCGATGTTGGCACACAAAGCCGTTCACGAAGGCCACGTTGCCGCTGAAAACTGTGCCGGCCACAAAGCCTACTTCGACGCGCGCGTCATTCCGGGTGTTGCCTACACTTCTCCTGAAGTGGCATGGGTTGGTGAAACCGAATTGTCTGCCAAAGCATCAGGCCGCAAAATCACCAAAGCCACCTTCCCATGGGCTGCTTCCGGACGTGCGATTGCCAACGGCTGCGATAATGGCTTTACCAAACTGATTTTTGATGCCGAAACAGGCCGTGTTGTCGGCGGCGGTATCGTTGGCCCCAACGGCGGCGATATGATCGGCGAAGTCTGCTTGGCCATCGAAATGGGCTGTGATGCAGCCGACATTGGCAAAACCATCCATCCGCACCCTACTTTGGGTGAATCCATCGGTATGGCTGCGGAAGTAGCCTTGGGTGTATGTACCGACCTGCCTCCTCAAAAGAAAAAATAA
- a CDS encoding RNA methyltransferase: MTSEKPALPAYLDNIRIILTRTSHPANIGSAARAMKTMGLHNLTIVAPNLMATPMTENPPVFDPEHPQSFKLPEESFILASGAADVLENATIAASLDEALADTTIACALTSRRREITAPLQTPRDLVPELLQAANRGEKVALVFGNETFGLSIEEVQACNRLMTINGNPDYFSLNLAQAVQVVCYEIFSQTDSPMTHLQQEDHAATNEQIKGMVAHMESVMNDIGFFNRRNGERLMRRMQSLFGRANTQTEDIDILRGFFNTVSHRIHKKD; encoded by the coding sequence ATGACTTCCGAAAAACCCGCCCTGCCCGCTTATCTGGACAACATCCGCATCATCCTCACGCGCACCAGCCATCCCGCCAATATCGGCTCCGCCGCGCGCGCCATGAAAACAATGGGCCTGCACAATCTGACCATCGTCGCCCCCAATCTGATGGCAACGCCGATGACGGAAAATCCGCCCGTGTTCGATCCGGAGCATCCGCAATCGTTTAAATTACCGGAAGAAAGCTTCATCCTCGCTTCCGGCGCGGCAGACGTTTTGGAAAATGCCACCATTGCCGCCTCTTTGGACGAAGCCCTTGCCGACACCACCATCGCCTGCGCCCTGACCAGCCGCCGCCGCGAAATTACTGCGCCGCTGCAAACCCCGCGCGATTTGGTGCCCGAATTACTACAGGCCGCCAACCGCGGCGAGAAAGTGGCGCTGGTCTTCGGTAACGAAACTTTCGGTTTGAGCATCGAAGAAGTCCAAGCCTGCAACCGACTGATGACCATCAACGGCAATCCCGACTATTTCTCGCTCAACCTCGCCCAAGCCGTGCAGGTCGTGTGCTACGAAATCTTCAGTCAAACCGATTCGCCCATGACCCATCTGCAACAGGAAGACCACGCCGCGACCAACGAGCAAATCAAAGGCATGGTCGCCCACATGGAAAGCGTGATGAACGACATCGGCTTTTTCAACCGCCGCAACGGAGAACGCCTGATGCGCCGTATGCAGAGCCTGTTCGGACGCGCCAACACGCAAACCGAAGACATCGACATCCTGCGCGGTTTTTTCAATACCGTCAGCCACCGTATCCATAAAAAAGACTGA
- a CDS encoding YdgA family protein produces the protein MKKPLISVAAALLGVALGTPYYLGVKAEESLTQQQKILQETGFLTVESHQYDRGWFTSTETTVIRLKPELLHNAQKYLPDNLRTVLEQPVTLVNHITHGPFAGGFGTQAHIETEFKYAPETEKVLERFFGKQAPVSLANTVYFNGSGKMEVSVPAFDYEELSGIRLHWEGLTGETVYQKGFKSYRNGYDAPLFKIKLADKGDAAFEKVHFDSETSDGINPLALGSSNLTLEKFSLEWKEGVDYNVKLNELVNLVTDLQIGAFINPNGSIAPSKIEVGKLAFSTKTGESGSFINSEGQFRFDTLVYGDEKYGPLDIHIAAEHLDASALTVLKRKFAQISAKKMTEEQIRNDLITAVKGEASGLFTHDPVLNIKTFRFTLPQGRIDVGGKIMFKDMKKEDLNQLGLMLKKTEADIRMSIPQKMLEDLAVSQAGNIFSVNAEDEAEARASIADINETLRLMVDSTVQSMAREKYLTLDGNQIDTVISLKNNTLKLNGKTLQNEPDPDFDEGDMVSGQPH, from the coding sequence ATGAAAAAACCTTTGATTTCAGTTGCGGCAGCATTGCTCGGCGTTGCTTTGGGTACACCTTATTATTTGGGTGTCAAAGCCGAAGAAAGCCTGACGCAGCAGCAAAAAATATTGCAGGAAACGGGCTTCTTGACCGTCGAATCGCATCAATATGACCGCGGCTGGTTTACCTCTACGGAAACGACGGTCATCCGTCTGAAACCCGAATTGCTGCATAATGCGCAGAAATACCTGCCGGATAACCTGAGAACAGTGTTGGAACAGCCGGTTACGCTGGTAAACCATATCACGCACGGTCCTTTTGCCGGCGGATTCGGCACGCAGGCGCACATTGAAACCGAGTTCAAATACGCGCCTGAAACGGAAAAAGTTCTGGAACGCTTTTTTGGAAAACAAGCTCCGGTTTCCCTTGCCAATACCGTTTATTTTAACGGCAGCGGTAAAATGGAAGTCAGTGTTCCCGCCTTCGATTATGAAGAACTGTCGGGCATCAGGCTACACTGGGAAGGTCTGACGGGGGAAACGGTTTATCAAAAAGGTTTCAAAAGCTACCGGAACGGTTATGATGCCCCCTTGTTTAAAATCAAGCTGGCAGACAAAGGCGATGCCGCGTTTGAAAAAGTGCATTTCGATTCGGAAACTTCAGACGGCATCAACCCGCTTGCTTTGGGCAGCAGCAATCTGACTTTGGAAAAATTTTCCTTAGAATGGAAAGAGGGTGTCGATTACAACGTCAAGTTAAACGAACTAGTCAATCTTGTTACCGATTTGCAGATTGGCGCGTTTATCAATCCCAACGGCAGCATTGCACCTTCCAAAATCGAAGTCGGCAAACTGGCTTTTTCAACCAAGACCGGGGAATCAGGCTCATTTATCAACAGTGAAGGACAGTTCCGTTTTGACACGCTGGTTTACGGCGATGAAAAATATGGCCCGCTGGATATCCATATCGCTGCCGAACATCTTGATGCTTCTGCCTTAACCGTATTGAAACGCAAGTTTGCACAAATTTCTGCCAAAAAAATGACTGAAGAACAAATCCGCAATGATTTGATTACTGCAGTCAAAGGCGAGGCTTCCGGATTATTTACCCATGACCCGGTACTAAATATCAAAACTTTCCGTTTCACCCTACCTCAGGGAAGAATTGATGTGGGCGGAAAAATCATGTTTAAAGACATGAAGAAGGAAGATTTGAACCAATTGGGACTGATGTTGAAGAAAACCGAGGCAGACATCAGAATGAGTATTCCTCAAAAAATGTTGGAAGATTTGGCGGTAAGTCAGGCCGGAAATATTTTCAGTGTAAATGCCGAAGATGAGGCGGAAGCCAGAGCAAGCATTGCAGATATTAATGAAACATTGCGCCTGATGGTGGACAGTACGGTTCAAAGTATGGCAAGGGAAAAATATCTTACTTTAGACGGTAATCAGATTGATACGGTCATTTCCCTTAAAAACAACACCCTGAAGTTAAACGGGAAAACGCTGCAAAATGAACCCGATCCTGATTTTGACGAGGGAGATATGGTTTCCGGCCAGCCACATTAA
- a CDS encoding inositol monophosphatase family protein, with protein sequence MNPFLNTAFKAARKAGQMMIRAAGNLDAVKVDSKAFNDFVSDVDRSSEMILVEALKEAYPHHKITCEEGGSHGKATAEYEWIIDPLDGTTNFLHGHPQYAISMALLHKGVLQEALVYAPERNDVYMASRGKGALLNDRRIRVSNRIELNRCLIGTGFPVVDQSMMDKYLAILKDFLAKTAGGRREGAASLDLCAVAAGRLDGFFEFNLKPWDIAAGALIVQEAGGIVTDMSGEEAWLESGDIVAANPKVLAQMLKIISAHV encoded by the coding sequence ATGAATCCGTTTTTAAATACCGCTTTCAAAGCCGCCCGTAAAGCAGGGCAAATGATGATTCGCGCCGCCGGCAATCTGGATGCCGTCAAAGTAGACAGCAAAGCATTCAACGACTTCGTTTCCGATGTTGACCGCAGCTCCGAGATGATTTTGGTGGAAGCGCTCAAAGAAGCCTATCCGCACCACAAAATCACTTGCGAAGAAGGCGGCTCCCACGGTAAAGCCACCGCCGAGTACGAATGGATTATCGACCCGCTCGACGGCACAACTAACTTCCTCCACGGCCATCCTCAATACGCCATCTCTATGGCACTCTTGCACAAAGGCGTGTTGCAAGAAGCTTTGGTGTACGCACCTGAGCGCAACGACGTGTACATGGCTTCCCGCGGCAAAGGCGCGTTGCTTAACGACCGCCGCATCCGCGTTTCCAACCGCATCGAATTGAACCGCTGCCTGATCGGTACCGGCTTCCCTGTTGTCGATCAAAGCATGATGGACAAGTATCTGGCGATTTTGAAAGATTTCTTGGCCAAAACCGCCGGCGGCCGTCGTGAAGGCGCGGCTTCTTTGGATTTGTGTGCCGTTGCGGCCGGCCGTTTGGACGGTTTCTTCGAGTTCAACCTCAAACCTTGGGATATTGCCGCCGGTGCATTGATTGTCCAAGAAGCAGGCGGTATCGTTACCGATATGTCCGGTGAGGAAGCTTGGTTGGAAAGCGGCGATATTGTGGCTGCCAATCCTAAAGTATTGGCGCAGATGCTGAAAATCATTTCCGCGCATGTTTAA
- a CDS encoding TonB-dependent receptor has protein sequence MNKKLALMPLLILSAFSSTADNVPQQGELGQVHVRADAKRVKAARSYSIASDGDLRDRVNLGVLGKANAFTAPITVVNYDEQALNNTEARTLVDAVAKKDASVWQFGGESNTLTGLYFRGYQLDARQFSVNGLAGMYGTQGTASVQVGSAQLIKGASTAVNGMDPEGAVSGSVNIETKKAADEGNRKIGLGWFSNNRAQGTFDLGQRFGENKEFGVRANGKLRHGDTPRHGYSEDNKEFALNADYRGETLRVAFDSIYAKRKTNGGRARMQDIQNANGRLFDAPEGKVNLAPSWQAQNTRGQTNMLTFEWDAFENAQITGGIGYNNARYYGNFASPTVTSSGLTYNSGRARLTDQRFKTLSMNLTARGEFETGPVSHNWSAAFDRIDRKRTTYQGARQTQNRVIDPSLDIPTQLAKLDSNLGSAWSPTPSLDTVIKVNSLAVSDTLGFADNKYRLTLGGRFQAVEQKNKLNGRKADASRFSPMLMAAWVPQPDLVVYGNYMEDLEPSDIRADDDGHVTMADPRVSRQFEVGVRKNWGDFVTTLNAFQIKRPGYWRGNTTSGTDFAARKNAGLVYSGSEQGMERSRGIEFNTYANLLNKTLRPTFGLMYLQSTVKDYPNFADNLVNGVQVTNPRVIAKAGVEWDAPFAKGLTLNGNVSYFGKSYQDTQKQYVLPSYTLVDVGARHKTKLGKNTLTVSSSVENLFNKNYWQIQRGQYDRSFAVVGMPRTYWLKAELDF, from the coding sequence ATGAACAAAAAACTTGCCTTAATGCCGCTGTTGATTTTGAGCGCGTTTTCATCTACCGCCGACAATGTTCCGCAGCAGGGCGAACTCGGACAGGTTCATGTCCGTGCCGATGCCAAACGCGTTAAAGCCGCCCGTTCTTACTCCATTGCCAGCGACGGCGACTTGCGCGACCGCGTGAACTTGGGCGTATTGGGCAAAGCCAACGCCTTTACCGCACCGATTACCGTCGTCAACTATGACGAACAAGCCCTCAACAACACCGAAGCGCGTACTTTGGTGGATGCCGTAGCGAAAAAAGACGCTTCCGTTTGGCAGTTCGGCGGCGAAAGCAACACGCTGACCGGTCTGTATTTCCGCGGTTATCAGCTTGATGCGCGCCAATTCAGCGTCAACGGTTTGGCAGGTATGTACGGCACGCAAGGCACGGCCAGCGTGCAAGTCGGATCCGCACAACTGATTAAAGGCGCGTCCACTGCCGTAAACGGCATGGACCCCGAAGGCGCGGTATCCGGTTCCGTCAATATCGAAACCAAAAAAGCCGCCGATGAAGGCAACCGCAAAATCGGTTTGGGCTGGTTCAGCAACAACCGCGCCCAAGGTACGTTCGACTTGGGCCAACGCTTCGGCGAAAACAAAGAGTTCGGTGTGCGCGCCAACGGCAAACTGCGCCACGGCGACACTCCGCGTCACGGTTACAGCGAAGACAACAAAGAATTTGCCTTGAATGCTGATTATCGCGGCGAAACACTGCGCGTGGCGTTTGATTCCATCTACGCGAAACGCAAAACCAACGGCGGCCGCGCGCGTATGCAGGATATTCAAAACGCCAACGGACGCTTGTTTGACGCGCCTGAAGGCAAAGTGAATCTGGCACCGAGCTGGCAGGCTCAAAACACGCGCGGTCAGACCAATATGCTGACTTTTGAATGGGATGCGTTTGAAAATGCCCAAATTACAGGCGGCATCGGCTACAACAATGCCCGCTATTACGGCAATTTCGCCTCTCCTACCGTTACAAGTAGCGGTTTGACTTACAATTCCGGTCGCGCGCGCCTGACCGACCAGCGTTTCAAAACGCTCAGTATGAATCTGACTGCACGCGGCGAATTTGAAACCGGTCCAGTGAGCCACAACTGGAGTGCCGCATTTGACCGAATCGACCGCAAACGTACTACTTATCAAGGCGCACGCCAGACTCAAAACCGCGTTATTGATCCGAGCCTTGATATTCCGACTCAACTAGCGAAATTGGATTCCAACTTAGGCAGCGCTTGGAGCCCAACCCCTTCATTGGATACTGTGATCAAAGTAAACAGTTTGGCGGTATCTGACACGCTTGGTTTTGCCGACAATAAATACCGTCTCACTTTGGGCGGACGTTTTCAAGCCGTCGAACAGAAAAACAAACTGAACGGCCGCAAAGCAGATGCGAGCCGTTTCAGTCCGATGTTAATGGCGGCATGGGTTCCACAGCCTGATTTGGTGGTTTACGGAAACTATATGGAAGATTTGGAGCCGTCCGACATCCGTGCCGATGACGACGGTCATGTAACGATGGCAGATCCGCGTGTCAGCCGCCAATTTGAAGTCGGCGTACGCAAAAACTGGGGCGACTTTGTCACCACTTTAAACGCGTTCCAAATCAAACGCCCGGGCTACTGGCGCGGCAACACGACTTCAGGTACTGATTTCGCAGCGCGCAAAAATGCAGGCTTGGTTTATAGCGGTTCCGAACAAGGTATGGAACGCAGCCGCGGTATCGAGTTCAATACCTATGCCAACTTGTTGAACAAAACCCTACGTCCGACTTTCGGTCTGATGTATCTGCAATCAACCGTAAAAGATTATCCGAATTTCGCCGACAATCTGGTTAACGGCGTACAAGTCACCAATCCGCGCGTGATTGCCAAAGCGGGTGTGGAATGGGATGCACCGTTTGCCAAAGGCTTGACTTTAAACGGTAATGTTTCGTATTTCGGCAAGTCTTACCAAGACACGCAAAAACAATACGTCCTCCCGTCCTACACTTTGGTTGACGTAGGCGCGCGCCACAAAACCAAGCTGGGCAAAAATACTTTGACCGTCAGCAGCTCGGTGGAAAACCTGTTCAACAAAAACTATTGGCAGATACAGCGCGGCCAATACGACCGCAGCTTCGCCGTCGTCGGTATGCCGCGCACTTACTGGCTGAAAGCGGAATTGGATTTCTGA
- the aceF gene encoding dihydrolipoyllysine-residue acetyltransferase yields the protein MSIVEIKVPDIGGHENVDIIAVEVKVGDTIAVDDTLITLETDKATMDVPADAAGVVKEVKVKVGDKISEGGVILTVETGAAAADAAPAPAAEAPAAPVAAPTAAPAGGATVQVVVPDIGGHSDVDVIAVEIKVGDTVAVDDTLITLETDKATMDVPCTEAGVVKAVFVKVGDKVSEGSAIIEVETTGSAAAAPAPAAQAAAPAPAAAPAPATPAPAAAPAPAAPAAAKIDEAAFAKAHAGPSARKLARELGVDLGQVKGTGLKGRIMGEDVKAFVKSVMQSGAGKPAAASLGGGLDLLPWPKVDFSKFGSVEVKELSRIKKISGQNLSRNWVVIPHVTVHEEADMTELEEFRKQLNKEWEREGVKLSPLAFIIKASVAALKAFPEFNASLDGDNLVLKNYFNIGFAADTPNGLVVPVIKDVDQKGLKQISQELTELSKKAREGKLKPQEMQGACFTISSLGGIGGTGFTPIVNAPEVAILGVCKSQIKPVWNGKEFAPRLMCPLSLSFDHRVIDGAAGMRFTVFLANLLKDFRRITL from the coding sequence ATGAGTATCGTAGAAATCAAAGTCCCTGATATCGGCGGTCATGAAAACGTCGACATCATCGCTGTAGAAGTCAAAGTAGGCGACACTATTGCCGTTGACGACACCCTGATTACATTGGAAACCGACAAAGCCACTATGGACGTACCTGCCGATGCAGCCGGTGTTGTGAAAGAAGTTAAAGTTAAAGTTGGCGATAAAATCTCTGAAGGCGGCGTTATTCTGACCGTTGAAACTGGTGCTGCCGCTGCTGATGCCGCTCCGGCCCCTGCAGCAGAAGCTCCTGCTGCTCCAGTTGCTGCGCCTACAGCCGCTCCTGCCGGTGGCGCTACCGTACAAGTTGTCGTACCTGATATCGGCGGCCACTCTGACGTAGACGTTATTGCCGTTGAAATTAAAGTTGGTGACACTGTTGCCGTTGACGACACCCTGATTACTTTGGAAACCGACAAAGCCACCATGGACGTACCATGTACCGAAGCCGGTGTGGTAAAAGCCGTATTTGTAAAAGTTGGTGACAAAGTATCTGAAGGTTCTGCCATTATCGAAGTAGAAACTACCGGCTCTGCCGCAGCTGCTCCTGCTCCTGCCGCTCAAGCTGCCGCACCTGCTCCTGCCGCTGCTCCGGCTCCTGCTACTCCCGCACCAGCCGCTGCGCCTGCACCGGCTGCTCCTGCTGCTGCCAAAATTGACGAAGCTGCATTTGCCAAAGCCCATGCAGGTCCTTCTGCCCGTAAACTAGCGCGCGAATTGGGCGTAGATTTGGGTCAAGTCAAAGGTACCGGTCTGAAAGGCCGTATCATGGGCGAAGACGTTAAAGCCTTCGTTAAATCCGTTATGCAAAGCGGTGCAGGCAAACCTGCCGCTGCCTCTTTGGGCGGCGGTCTGGACTTGTTGCCATGGCCTAAAGTTGACTTCTCTAAATTCGGCAGCGTCGAAGTTAAAGAACTGTCTCGCATTAAGAAAATCTCCGGTCAAAACCTGTCTCGCAACTGGGTTGTGATTCCTCACGTTACCGTACACGAAGAAGCGGACATGACCGAATTGGAAGAATTCCGCAAACAACTGAACAAAGAATGGGAACGCGAAGGCGTGAAATTGTCCCCATTGGCGTTCATTATCAAAGCCTCTGTTGCTGCGCTGAAAGCCTTCCCTGAATTCAACGCTTCTCTGGATGGTGACAACTTGGTGCTGAAAAACTACTTTAACATCGGTTTCGCAGCAGACACGCCAAACGGCTTGGTTGTTCCAGTAATTAAAGACGTGGATCAAAAAGGCTTGAAACAAATCAGCCAAGAGCTGACCGAATTGTCTAAAAAAGCCCGCGAAGGCAAGCTCAAACCACAAGAAATGCAAGGCGCATGCTTTACCATTTCCAGCTTGGGCGGTATCGGCGGTACAGGCTTCACACCAATCGTGAATGCTCCTGAAGTTGCTATCTTGGGCGTGTGCAAATCCCAAATCAAACCGGTTTGGAACGGCAAAGAATTCGCTCCTCGCCTGATGTGCCCGTTGAGCCTGTCCTTCGACCACCGTGTTATCGACGGTGCCGCCGGTATGCGCTTCACCGTATTCCTGGCTAACCTGTTGAAAGACTTCCGCCGCATTACCCTGTAA